One window of the Triticum dicoccoides isolate Atlit2015 ecotype Zavitan chromosome 3B, WEW_v2.0, whole genome shotgun sequence genome contains the following:
- the LOC119279153 gene encoding acyl transferase 15-like, whose protein sequence is MKILVTQSSPPVLVGPSEPTPAGNLPFTSSDKACLHVSVTSLHIFDRPIHEPAENIRRALSQALVHYYPLAGRLAVSGQDVQLACTGDGVAFVAATASCTLEDVRFLDAPLVIPLDALAVRSGEHARMSDSECPLLMMQVTEFACGGYVVGVTWNHALADGFGLAQFLGAVGELARGLSPPSVVPVRHDASLPEIPQLMAALGPSLGFKHVEFAYTDVTIPWSFINRIKAEFRGVDQPCSTFEVVGAAIWQCRARAINADPGSPAPLIFTANMRKHVGAKDGYYGNCIAPQMVVTTCSAVANGDTAEVVKLIKHGKERIPDTLGNYEHVLSKELAGALLGYTAVFTSSWGGIGLEGVDFGGGTPARVMAHLEVTWTPGCVLCLPCSRKDSDGVNVRAFCVREEHVDGFHAALATLHSTKPWFDCHSSARFILDLRTRFLMYVDSLDLSIVNFTGIGGPLPAHKFAISAWTYDAVKAVLAADRASDTKYRKQQLMAKHAIDYSVFGGPQNFGKWMDVHSAPSCLAEARAPIEHLVGQFASGMTSLLGKLVEGWTTLNGSDSDAVVRNFTSFIGEQTHRPTGCRGRYDYNSSQELPDTQDELDGDGFGGVDAGLDKDGDDDMENVSHDSDHYEHHEDNVRGKKDKVAPKVPLPKRGIDSNVARDTGVLLSKRGRAPEDAGQGNVEKRCMADPVAARRRVKKITTRLTNRTTRDLLERIHSKLSTSDVADIHEPPVDQSATVSPTISVSSNARGRGSPPVADVQTTMAGICTFGSDESVSARTAEIMPTLVAMRDVVVTHTT, encoded by the exons ATGAAAATCCTTGTGACCCAGTCCTCGCCGCCGGTGCTCGTAGGCCCGTCGGAGCCCACGCCGGCCGGCAACCTGCCTTTCACTTCTTCCGACAAGGCCTGCCTCCATGTGTCGGTCACGTCGCTCCACATTTTCGACCGCCCGATCCACGAGCCGGCTGAGAACATACGGCGTGCTCTGTCCCAAGCACTTGTCCACTACTACCCCCTCGCTGGTCGCCTGGCCGTCAGCGGCCAGGACGTCCAGCTCGCGTGCACCGGTGACGGCGTTGCGTTCGTCGCTGCCACGGCGAGCTGCACTCTGGAGGATGTCAGGTTCCTCGACGCGCCACTGGTGATCCCTTTGGATGCCCTTGCCGTCCGGTCCGGCGAGCACGCCCGCATGTCGGACTCGGAATGCCCGCTGCTGATGATGCAGGTCACCGAGTTCGCCTGCGGCGGATACGTCGTCGGGGTGACGTGGAACCATGCCCTCGCTGACGGCTTTGGGTTGGCCCAGTTCCTAGGAGCCGTCGGCGAGCTTGCCCGCGGGCTGTCCCCGCCGTCCGTCGTCCCAGTCAGGCACGACGCATCGCTCCCGGAGATCCCGCAGCTGATGGCTGCCCTCGGGCCGTCCCTGGGCTTCAAGCATGTCGAGTTCGCCTACACCGACGTGACCATCCCCTGGAGCTTCAtcaaccgcatcaaggccgagttccggGGCGTGGACCAGCCGTGCTCGACGTTCGAGGTTGTTGGCGCCGCGATATGGCAGTGCCGGGCTCGCGCGATCAATGCCGACCCAGGCTCCCCTGCGCCGCTGATTTTTACGGCCAACATGCGGAAGCACGTTGGCGCCAAGGATGGCTACTACGGCAACTGCATCGCGCCGCAGATGGTGGTGACGACGTGTAGCGCGGTGGCGAACGGCGACACCGCTGAGGTGGTGAAGCTGATCAAGCACGGCAAGGAGCGGATACCGGACACCCTCGGGAATTACGAGCACGTGCTGAGCAAGGAGCTCGCTGGCGCGCTGCTCGGTTACACGGCGGTATTCACGTCGAGCTGGGGCGGCATCGGGCTGGAGGGCGTCGACTTCGGCGGCGGTACGCCGGCGAGGGTGATGGCCCACTTGGAGGTGACGTGGACGCCAGGCTGCGTGCTGTGTCTACCGTGTTCGAG GAAGGACAGCGACGGCGTGAACGTGCGAGCGTTCTGCGTCAGGGAGGAGCACGTCGACGGTTTCCATGCCGCATTGGCGACGCTCCACTCAACCAAGCCCTGGTTCGATTGCCATTCTTCTGCTCGTTTC ATCCTTGACCTCCGCACTAGATTT CTCATGTATGTCGATAGTCTTGATTTGTCCATTGTCAACTTTACTGGGATAGGAGGCCCGCTGCCTGCACATAAGTTTGCCATCTCTGCGTGGACGTACGATGCTGTCAAGGCTGTACTTGCTGCAGACAGGGCTTCTGATACAAAATATAGGAAACAGCAG ttgatggccaagcatgctatagactacagtgTGTTTGGTGGGCCACAAAACTTTGGCAAGTGGATGGATGTGCATTCAGCTCCATCTTGTCTCGCTGAG GCAAGGGCACCTATTGAGCACCTAGTTGGGCAGTTTGCTTCTGGCATGACTAGCTTGCTTGGGAAGTTGGTCGAGGGTTGGACAACACTAAATGGTTCTGATAGTGATGCGGTTGTGAGGAACTTCACATCATTCATTGGAGAACAGACACATCGTCCGACTGGTTGtcgtggccggtatgactacaacagcTCTCAGGAGCTTCCTGACACACAAGATGAGCTAGATGGGGATGGTTTTGGTGGCGTTGACGCTGGTCTTGATAAGGATGGCGATGATGACATGGAGAATGTGTCGCATGACAGTGACCACTATGAACATCACGAAGATAATGTGAGGGGCAAGAAGGATAAGGTTGCACCGAAAGTTCCTCTACCGAAGAGAGGCATTGATTCAAATGTTGCGAGAGACACGGGGGTTTTGCTCTCAAAGAGGGGCAGGGCTCCAGAGGATGCTGGCCAAGGCAATGTTGAGAAGAGGTGTATGGCTGATCCTGTAGCTGCTAGGAGGAG GGTCAAGAAGATTACTACACGCTTGACCAATCGTACTACCAGAGACCTACTTGAACGCATTCACTCCAAGCTGTCGACATCCGATGTTGCAGACATTCACGAGCCACCAGTCGACCAATCTGCTACTGTATCGCCCACTATTTCTGTTAGCTCTAATGCAAGGGGCCGCGGATCTCCGCCGGTTGCAGATGTGCAGACTACAATGGCAGGCATCTGTACATTTGGGAGTGATGAGTCTGTATCTGCCAGGACTGCTGAGATAATGCCTACACTGGTGGCAATGAGAGATGTTGTTGTCACCCATACCACCTGA